A part of Prionailurus viverrinus isolate Anna chromosome E1, UM_Priviv_1.0, whole genome shotgun sequence genomic DNA contains:
- the LIG3 gene encoding DNA ligase 3 isoform X2, translated as MTLTLKILFLPTLRALGRKELCLFGEQHHWPDRRQFGHWSETELFHGHGLLQRRKAILSSQKGGLRPRATRLVFLPGSHVGLCSGPCEMAEQRFCVDYAKRGTAGCKKCKEKIVKGVCRIGKVVPNPFSESGGDMKEWYHIKCMFEKLERARATTKKIEDLTELEGWEELEDNEKEQISQHIADLSSKATSTPKKKAVVQAKLTATGQVTSPVKGASFVTNTNPRKFSGFAAKPNNSGEARSSPTPKASLSSSRCDPKHKDCLLREFRKLCAMVAENPSYNTKTQIIQDFLRKGSAGDGFHGDVYLTVKLLLPGVIKSVYNLNDKQIVKLFSRIFNCNPDDMARDLEQGDVSETIRVFFEQSKSFPPAAKSLLTIQEVDAFLLRLSKLTKEDEQQQALQDIASRCTANDLKCIIRLIKHDLKMNSGAKHVLDALDPNAYEAFKASRNLQDVVERVLRNEQEVEKEPGRRRALSVQASLMTPVQPMLAEACKSIEHAMKKCPNGMFSEIKYDGERVQVHKNGDYFSYFSRSLKPVLPHKVAHFKDYIPQAFPGGHSMILDSEVLLIDTKTGKPLPFGTLGVHKKAAFQDANVCLFVFDCIYFNDISLMDRPLCERRKFLHDNMVEIPNRIMFSEMKQVTKASDLADMINRVIREGLEGLVLKDVKGTYEPGKRHWLKVKKDYLNEGAMADTADLVVLGAFYGQGSKGGMMSIFLMGCYDPGSQKWCTVTKCSGGHDDATLARLQKELDMVKISKDPSKIPSWLKINKIYYPDFIVPDPKKAAVWEITGAEFSKSEAHTADGISIRFPRCTRIRDDKDWKSATDLPKLKELYQLSKERADFTVAAGDEGSSNTGGSSGENEVTSRPASRASPKQPSTSAKKAGGRRSSPDSRGGSKPTAKPPPVRVGEKRKAPDEPPGQAKVLLDIFTGVRLYLPPSTPDFSRLRRYFVAFDGDLVQEFDMASATHVLGSRDENPEAQQVSPEWIWACIRKRRLVAPC; from the exons ATGACTTTGACTTTAAAGATCCTCTTCCTCCCAACCCTCCGCGCACTCGGGCGAAAAGAACTCTGCCTCTTCGGAGAACAACATCACTGGCCTGACAGAAGACAGTTCGGCCATTGGTCAGAAACAGAGCTGTTTCATGGGCACGGCCTCCTCCAGAGAAGAAAGGCAATTCTGTCATCCCAGAAAGGCGGTCTAAGACCACGTGCCACCCGCCTTGTTTTCTTGCCAGGGTCGCATGTGGGACTCTGCAGTGGCCCCTGTGAGATGGCCGAGCAACGGTTCTGTGTGGACTACGCCAAGCGTGGCACGGCCGGCTGCAAAAAGTGCAAGGAAAAGATCGTGAAGGGCGTATGCCGGATCGGCAAAGTGGTGCCCAACCCCTTCTCAGAGTCCGGGGGTGATATGAAAGAGTGGTATCACATTAAATGCATGTTCGAGAAACTGGAGCGGGCCCGGGCCACCACAAAAAAAATTGAGGACCTCACCGAGCTGGAAGGCTGGGAAGAGCTGGAAGATAATGAGAAGGAACAGATAAGCCAGCACATTGCAG ATTTGTCTTCCAAGGCAACAAGCACACCAAAGAAGAAAGCTGTTGTCCAGGCTAAGCTGACAGCCACTGGCCAGGTGACGTCTCCAGTGAAAGGTGCCTCATTTGTCACCAATACCAATCCTCGGAAATTTTCTGGTTTTGCAG CCAAGCCCAACAACTCTGGGGAAGCCCGCTCAAGCCCTACCCCTAAGGCAAGCCTGTCCTCAAGCAGATGTGACCCCAAGCACAAGGATTGTCTGCTACGTGAGTTTCGGAAGTTGTGTGCCATGGTGGCTGAAAATCCTAGCTACAACACGAAGACCCAGATCATACAGGACTTCCTTCGGAAAGGTTCAGCAGGAG ATGGTTTCCACGGTGACGTGTATCTAACAGTGAAGCTGCTGCTGCCAGGTGTTATTAAGAGTGTTTACAACTTGAACGATAAGCAGATTGTGAAGCTTTTCAGCCGCATTTTTAACTGCAACCCAGATGATATGGCACGAGACCTAGAGCAG GGTGACGTGTCAGAGACGATCAGAGTCTTCTTTGAGCAGAGCAAGTCTTTCCCTCCAGCTGCCAAGAGCCTCCTCACCATCCAAGAGGTAGATGCGTTCCTCCTTCGCCTCTCCAAGCTCACCAAGGAGGATGAGCAACAGCAGGCCCTGCAGGACATCGCGTCCAG GTGTACAGCCAACGACCTTAAGTGCATCATCAGATTGATCAAACATGACCTGAAGATGAACTCAGGTGCAAAACACGT GTTAGATGCACTTGACCCCAATGCCTATGAAGCCTTCAAAGCCTCACGCAACCTGCAGGACGTGGTGGAGCGAGTCCTCCGCAATGAgcaggaggtggagaaggagccAGGCCGGAGACGAGCTCTGAGTGTCCAGGCTTCACTGATGACGCCAGTGCAGCCCATGCTG GCCGAGGCCTGCAAGTCCATCGAACATGCGATGAAGAAGTGTCCTAATGGCATGTTCTCTGAGATCAAGTATGACGGGGAGCGAGTCCAGGTACATAAGAACGGAGACTACTTCAGCTACTTCAGCCGCAGCCTCAAGCCTGTCCTGCCTCACAAG GTGGCCCACTTTAAGGACTATATCCCCCAGGCTTTCCCTGGGGGCCACAGCATGATCTTGGACTCTGAGGTGCTCCTGATCGACACTAAGACAGGCAAACCGTTGCCCTTTGGGACTCTTGGGGTGCACAAG AAAGCTGCCTTCCAGGATGCTAACGTCTGCCTGTTTGTTTTTGATTGTATCTACTTCAATGACATCAGCTTGATGGACAG GCCTCTGTGTGAGCGGCGGAAGTTTCTTCATGATAACATGGTTGAAATTCCCAACCGGATCATGTTCTCAGAAATGAAGCAAGTCACT AAAGCTTCGGACTTGGCCGACATGATAAACCGGGTCATCCGAGAGGGGTTGGAAGGGCTGGTGCTGAAGGACGTGAAG GGTACATATGAGCCTGGAAAGCGGCACTGGCTGAAAGTCAAGAAAGACTATTTGAATGAGGGGGCCATGGCTGACACAGCTGACCTGGTGGTCCTTGGGGCCTTCTATGGGCAAGGGAGCAAAG GTGGCATGATGTCCATCTTCCTCATGGGCTGCTATGACCCAGGCAGCCAGAAGTGGTGCACGGTCACCAAGTGTTCGGGAGGCCATGATGATGCGACGCTTGCCCGCCTGCAGAAGGAACTGGACATGGTGAAGATCAGTAAG GATCCCAGCAAGATACCCAGCTGGCTGAAAATCAACAAGATCTACTACCCGGACTTCATAGTTCCAGACCCAAAG AAAGCTGCCGTGTGGGAGATCACAGGGGCTGAGTTCTCCAAATCTGAGGCTCACACGGCCGACGGAATCTCCATCCGATTCCCTCGTTGCACCCGGATCCGTGATGATAAGGACTGGAAATCTGCCACTGACCTCCCCAAACTCAAG GAACTGTACCAGCTGTCCAAGGAGAGGGCAGACTTCACTGTGGCAGCCGGAGACGAGGGAAGCTCCAATACTGGGGGTAGCAGCGGAGAGAACGAGGTTACCTCGCGACCTGCCTCCAGGGCCTCCCCGAAGCAGCCCTCCACCAGTGCCAAGAAGGCAGGAGGAAGGCGGAGCAGCCCCGACAGCCGAGGTg GTAGCAAGCCCACAGCGAAGCCTCCCCccgtgagagtgggagagaagcgGAAGGCTCCCGACGAGCCCCCAGGCCAAGCAAAG GTGCTGCTGGACATCTTCACTGGGGTGCGGCTCTACCTGCCACCCTCCACGCCGGACTTCAGCCGTCTCAGACGCTACTTTGTGGCATTCGATGGGGACCTGGTGCAGGAATTTGACATGGCTTCAGCCACGCACGTGCTGGGGAGCAGGGACGAGAACCCTGAGGCCCAGCAGGTCTCCCCGGAGTGGATCTGGGCGTGTATCCGGAAACGGAGGCTGGTAGCTCCCTGCTAG